ACCCAATGCGCGATCTGCCAGCTGCACGTTGTCCCGATCTAACCATCGTGTCGAACGAGAAGTAGGAGGAAGTATGGCTGATATAAGATTACTACAGGGAAATGAGGCTGTGGTTGGGGCGCCATGCTCGGAGGACTGACATTCTTGCCGGTTATCCGATTACTCCTTCTACCGAAGTCGCCGAAGGTTTGGCGCAAGCTGCCCAAGGTTGGCGGCAAGTTTAACCAAATGGAAGATGAAATCGCCTCAATGGCGGCCATCATCGGTGCTCGCGTGTACCGGCGCCAAAACTATGACCGCGACCTCGGGTCCGGGATTTTCGCTGATGCAGGAGAATCTCGCTACGCCTATATCGCCGAAGTGCCCTGCGTTATTGTCAACGTACAGCGCAGCGGCCCGTCAACGGGATTGCCCACCAGGTTGCGCAGGCCGATACCATGCAGGCCCGTTGGGGGTACGCACGGCGACTATGTAGCTATCGCACTCGCCCCGCAGTCCGTGGAAGAAACGATTATGCTCACGATTCGGGCGATGAACCTCTCCAAAGAATATCGCACGCCGGTAATTCTGCTTCTGGACGAAGTCCCGGCCACATGCGCGAGAAAGTCGTTATGCCGGAGCCGGGAACTTTCAAAGTCGTTAATCGCAAGCCGACTGTGCCGGCAAACTGGTACAAGCACTTCGAAATCACACCAAGCTCAAATCGCCATGGCTTCCTTCGGCGACGGCTATCATATTCACCTGGTCTGACTCACAATGAAGAGGGTTTCCCTACCAGCGAGCCGAAGAAGATTTTACGACAAGCTGTTTAAGTCTGCAGAATAAGATTATGCGCTAGTCGATGATATCTGCGAGATCGAGACGGATGGCATGGAAGATGCCCACGTTGCGGTCGTCGCCTATGGAAACGTTGCTCGCGCAGCCAACAGGCGATTCAGATGGCGCGCCATCGCCGCATGAAGGTCGGACAAGTTCGCCCGATAACGATTTGGCCAACGCACGACAAGAAGTTACCACGGATCTTCAGCTCGAAGAGCCTCCGAAGTCATCATCGTGGCCGAATTAAACCAGGGCCAGTATGTCACCGAAATCCAAGGCGCGTTGCTCGGAAACACGTGAAGGTTGTCAGCCTGGCACGCTTCGATTCGAACTGATTACGCCCGACCAAATTCTCAACAAGATTAAGGAGGTGAGGTAAGATGTTGCAGAAATCTGATGTTATTCATCAATACTTGCGCCCTAAAAGGCATTCCCGAACGTCTGGTGTCCCGGTTGCGGGATCGGCATCGTTATGGGATCACTCGTTCGCGCAATCGACAAGCTCCAGATTGCCCGCGACGATATCACGCTCGTGTCGGTATCGGCTGCTCGTCGCGCCTGCCGGTTTACCTCGACTTCAACACGTTGCATACAACGCACGGCCGCGCCTTGGCTTTTGCTACCGGCGTCAAGCTCGCCAAACCGAAGATGAAGTCATCGTCGCCAACCGGTGACGGCGATTGTCTCGCCATTGGCGGCAATCACTTCATCCACGCCGCCCGGCGCAACATTGATATCACCACCATCCTGATCAACAACATGATCTGGCATGACCGGCGGACAGTTCTCGCCGACCACCGTCGGAGGCTTTTGCCACGACTTCACCCTACGGCAACAAGGAAAATCAATTCGATATTCCGAAGCTCGCCATGGCTGCCGGAGCGAGCTATGTCGCTCGCGGAACGGTCTATCATCGTGTCAATCAACTTGATGAGTTGATTACCGAGGCAATCACCAAGAAAGGTTTCTCGTCGTCGAAGCATTCTCGAACCGCCATACCTATTTCGGCCGCCTCAATCGCGCCGGTGATGCAGTGAAGATGATTGATGACATGAAGAAGAACGTCATCCCCCTCAAGGCTGCCGCCAAGATGCCGCCGGAGAAACTTGAGGCAAGATGCTTACCGGTGTCTTTGCCGATCTCGAGAAGGAAGAATATTGTGACCGCTGACCAACTGATCAAAGTCTGAAAGGAAATAGCCATGACTCCAAAACCAAAGCCAAACAGGCATGAATCGGCTGAACCCGCAGGTCTTCGATCGTTTTGAAATCCGTCTCTCCGGATCGGGTGGACAGGGATTGGTGCTTGCCGGCGTAATCATTGCCGAAGCAGTATCAACTCTCGACGGCAAAAACGTTGTGCAGACACAGTCCTATGGACCCGAAGCCCGAGGCGGCGCTCTCGCACCGACCTGGTCATTTCCGACGGCGAGATTTACTATCCTAAACCGATGGCAATCGATCTGCTGCTTGCCATGACGCAAGAGTCGTGTGATCTATACCACGGTGGCCTCAAGGACACCGGCGTATTGATTTACGACAGTCACTTGGTCACACAAGTACCGTTTGCCCGCTCGATCGGAATTCCGTTTAGCCAATTAGCACGCCACGAAATCGGATTGCCGATGGTTGCCAACGTCATTTCGCTCGGCGCCATTTGTGCAATTACCAAAATCGTATCGGAGGATGCATTGACGAAAATCGTCACCAAACGCTCTCCGCGCGGAACCGAAGAGAAGAACATGCAGGCTTTGCAGCTTGGTCTCAAAGTCGGCAAAGAAGCGTTGGAAGGATCTAAACTGTGATTGAACGCCTCTGTTAATGATAAAACCCGACGCCGTTCAGCGTAATCTGATCGGAAGAATCACCGATCGACTCGAAACCGCAGGATTCAAGGTAGTTGAACTCAAGATGGTTCACCTCAAGCCTGCCACCGCACGCGAATTCTATAAAGTTCACGAGGGCCGTCCGTTTCTCGACGAACTTGTCGAGTTCATGTCGTCTTCGCCGATAGTGGCGATGGCGCTCGAGCGCGAAAATGCCGTTGCGGCCTTGCGTGAATTAATCGGCGCAACCGACCCGAAGAAAGCCGCTGTCGGTACGATTCGGCAGAATTTTGCCATCGATGTCGGCAAGAACTCCGTGCACGCTTCCGATAGCGTCGAAAACGCCGCCATCGAAATCAAGTTCCACTTCGGCTCGTAAGAACCACTGCAATTCAGGGACGCAGGAAATTGTGTCCCTGAACTGCCATAAGAGGGTCGATTGAAAGTCCCAGTTTGGTACTCCGACAGCAATGTCGATATTACGCTCCCCGATAGGGGGAATGTAAAGGTGTTTGATTTGCCGTCCAAACGGCTGCAACCACTTTCGACTTCGCATTGGCTATTGACCGGCGAAGCGCCTCTGGAATTGAGAGAGTTTCTTGCAAGGGCACAGCGTCTGGTGATTGTCGTCAATGATGCCCATCGTCCAACGCCGACAGCCAAGATACTTGGTGCCATCAGAGAGCACATCAGATTCGAGTCTACCAGATTCCTGGTTGCGACCGGACTGCACTCACCAAAGACATCTGCGCCGCAAGCGCGTTTATTCGGCGACCTGCCAATTGCAGAGAATCTCGTGGTACACGATGCTTACGACGAAGACTCTTGCACATTCGACCTCGGCAGCAATTCGATCAAACTCAATCGCGTCTTTGACTGGTGCGATGCAATCCTTATCGTCGGTTCGGTTGAACCACACTACTTTGCCGGTTTCACCGGTGGCCGCAAGATTGTGCTCCCCGGATGCGCGTCGTTTGTGGATGTCGAACGCAATCACGCTCTCGCAGTGCAAGCCGGTAGTCAACCGCTGGCGCGAAACGGCAATCCCGTCTGGGAAGATATTCAGATCAGAACGCGGGCTCTTGACAGCAAGAAGCGCTATGCCATCCAGGTTGTATGCGATCACGAAGGGAATATGTTCTTCGCAAGTCACGGCGATTGGGATTTGTCGTATGAGCAAGCATGCGAGTTTGTAGTCGCAAATTACGCCTACGAAGTTTCCGAGAAGTATGATGTTGTCATCAGCGTCGTCTATCCGCCGCTCGATCGCAACCTCTACCAGTTGCAGAAATCTTACGAAAATGTCGCAGCGGTCGTTCGCGATGGCGGAACGATATTGCTCCTTTCCGCATGTCTGGATGGAATCGGCGATGATCGATTCTTGAAGATCGCCAAGTCGTTGTCCCACAGCGGCGAAATAACCGGAGACGGCAACGAATCTTTGATAATGGGAATCCACAAAGTCAGACGCACAATCGCGCTTGCCAAGCGGGTCGATCTTGTGCTATGCTCTAAGCTGGATAGTTTACCGCTTGATCACTTGCCGATCACAGCCCGCACAAATGTGCAGGCGGCAATTGATGAAGCGGTTGCAAGATATGGAGATAATTGCAGAATTGCAGTCGTGCTCGATGCCGGTTCGCAGGTGCTCTATCATCACGCGGCATAACGGGCACATAGAATCCTTAGGGAGGATGTTATGAGAAAAAAAGTATCGGTCATCGGAGCGGGTAACGTCGGCGCGGCAGTCGCGCAGTACCTTGCCGAAGACAACGTTTGCGACATCACCATCTTCGACGTCGTTGAAGGTTTGCCGCAGGGAAAAGCTCTGGATCTGCTTCAGGCCGGTCCGGTGCGCGGCTATGATGTCAGCATTCGCGGCACCAATGACTTCTCTGAACTCAAAGGCTCGGACATTGTCGTTCATACAGCCGGTTTGGCGCGCAAGCCCGGAATGTCCCGCGAAGATCTCTTGACGAAGAATGCCGAAATCATCGGCACCGTTGCCAAGAGCGTCAAGGAACACGCCGAACATGCGATGATCATCATGGTCGCCAATCCGCTTGACCTGATGACCTTCCACGCCTACAAGATCACCGGTTTTCCGTCGAATCGCGTTTTCGGTCAGGCCGGAATTCTCGATTCGATCCGCTTCCGTACTTTCGTCGGGTTGGAACTCGGCATTGCCCAGACTGAAACCGAAGCCATGGTACTCGGCGGTCACGGCGATACGATGGTGCCGCTTCCACGCTACACCACGGTTGCGGGCGTGCCGATTACCGAATTGATGTCGAAAGAGCGTATCGATGCTCTTGCCAAGCGCACCATCGACGGCGGCGCTGAAATCGTCGCTCTCCTCAAGACCGGTTCAGCATACTACGCTCCGGCGGCGGCCTCGGTCGAAATGGTCAAGGCTGTGCTGTTCGATTCCAAAAAGGTCTTCCCGTGCTCGGCGCTCCTTACCGGCCAGTACGGTATCAAGGACATCTATATCGGCGTTCCGGTTGTCCTTGGCGCCGGCGGTGTCGAGAAGATTTACGAACTTAAGCTCGAAGCAGCCGAATTGGCAGCGCTGCAGAAATCTGCCGCTACCTACAAGGACCACCTCAAGGTCCTCGGCTACTAATTCGTCATTCCTATCATTAGAACCCCACAGTTTCCCCTCTCCCGCGTCGGGAGAGGGTAGGGGTATCCTCATCGACAATTTATTCCTTGACTCTATCGCAACACTGCCCTAACTTGGCACAAATTTCATCAGCCTGCTAAAGGCGCATGTTGAGTTGAACAAAGAGACCGTGTGTGCGTCATTATATTGAGGCGTCATCACAAGACCAACTCACTAATTTCGGCGATTTTCGGGAGGAGAATGCACGTCTTGAACAAGATCATTTGCGCTATCGCATTCGTGCTTCTCGCTATCTATATCCCTGTTTTCGCTCAAGAAGATGTAACCCCACAGCAATCAATTCCCAATCAGTCCCGGCAGCAGTCCCGGTTCCAGCGCCGCGACAAACATCGCTGTCATCGATACACCGGATGACAACGGCAGAAGTCTGGAAATCCGCTGGGATCTGTCCCCTGATGATGCCGCTCTGGTAACCAAGTATCAGATTTTGCGATCGACTTCGCAGTCGGGACCATTTGAGATAATTGGTTCGACTACTAAGGGCAGCACGAATTCACAAACAACGAGTTGGAACGCGGAACAGATTATTACTACAAGATCGTTAGCCTGAATGAGCCGTTGCTCACAAGCGGACAAGTGCCGTCCACGAGCGAGTCGTCGATAGTCGGGCCAGTCAAGCCGATTGCCCAGTGGTTCAACATGCGTCGAATCTGGATTCTGATTTGGACTTTGGTAGTTTGCGGAGCGATTCTCTTTTACATCTCGCAAGCCAAAGCGGGCAAAGCACTCTATGTCCGCAAGATCGCCGGTATTGATGCCGTCGACGAAGCCATTGGACGTGCCACGGAAATGGGCCGCAAGGTCTTCTATGTACCCGGCATTCAGGATATGGACGATGTCCAGACCATTGCCGCAGTTATTATTTTGGGCCGTGTAGCTCGCATTGCCGCTGAAAACGACACGATGCTCGAAGTTCCGGTCTGCAAATCGCTCGTGATGGTGACTGCACGCGAAGCAGTCCGTGAGGCTTACAGTCAAGTGGGGACGACCCGATGCTTTCCGCGAAGATCAGGTTCTATGTTACTGACGACCAGTTTGGATATGCCGCCGCAATCGACGGCATGGTTGTCCGCGACAAACCCGCGACTATGTTCTACATGGGCGCGTTCTTTTCCGAATCGCTGATTCTGGCAGAAACGGGCAACGCCGCCGGAGCAATTCAGATCGCCGGCACCGGACAGCCGTCGCAGTTGCCGTTCTTTGTCGCCTCGTGCGACTACACGCTCATCGGCGAAGAGCTTTTTGCTGCCAGCGCCTATCTTGCTCGTGAACCAAAGTTACTTGGTTCGCTCAAAGGTCAGGACTTTGCCAAGGGGCTTTTCTTGGTGGCAATCATTCTTGGCATCATTTTCGAATTGCTTACAGTTCCTTTCATCAAGATTCTACAGGTTAGCTAAGGGAAAGCATCGGCACAATGAAACGCGAAGTCCCATTCATTATTACGCTCGTCGTCGGTATCGCTTTCATTGTCCAGTATTTTGTCCCGCACCCTCCGTTTGACAGTTTCGAAGACACTTTCAATAATTGGTTTGCAATTGTCGGATCATTCGCGATCTGGCTTGGCGCATTGAGCTTATTCAAGATGGCTATGCTACGAGTCGCTCGGAAGCAGCATGACTGGCCGTTGTCGTTGGTGATCATCGTTTGCTTCTTAATGATGGTTGTAGTCGGGTTTATCGATGGCTATACCGGCCTCAACAATTCGCCGCCGACTTCATTCCGCGATCCGGGAACCAATTTTGATTGGCTCTACATGTATATCTACACGCCATTGTCGTCGACAATGTTCGCGATTTTGGCGTTTTTTGTAGCCTCGGCATCGTACCGCGCGTTTCGCGCCCGCAATACAGGCAACGCTGTTGTTGCTTGCCGGATTCTTCGTGATGCTTGGGCGTGTGCCGCTGGGCGATATCCTGTCAGGATTCATGCCTGATGGATTCCAGGCTTCTGATCTTGCAAGTTGGTTGATGAATTACCCGCACAATGCCGGTCAAAGAGCAATCAAGATCGGAGTGGCGCTTGGTATTGTGTCGACATCGCTTCGCATCATTTTGGGCATCGAGAGGTCGCACCTTGAAGGATAGTTCACTATGAAGAAGATGATCTTACCGGGCATATTCGGATTAGTCGTTCTGATCGCGTTGATCCAGACTATTGTGGATGAGCCGTTCAAGCTCGCGTTTTCGAGCACGGTTTCGATTATCGTCTCAGTTATACTTCTTTTGGCGCTTGTTGGAGTCCTTGTACTGACCGTTCGCGGTCATATGATCGAACGCCGCACCGTTTTTGTGTTCATTGGCGTCGCGCTGATGCTTCCCTTTTTCATGACACTGGCACTGGAGATTAAGGTCTCGCCTGAAGTGCAGAAAATCTACGATGCCTTAGAAAAACTCCCGCCGGGTTCAAAAGTACTCGCTGCCTTTGACTATGATCCACCGTCAGCACCGGAACTTCAGCCGATGGCGGATGCCTTCATGGCGTATGCATTCAAGCACGATCTAAAGGTTATCATCATGGGTCTTTGGCCCCAAGGTCCACAGCAAGCCAATATGGCAGTGCGGCGGGCACTCGAAGAGCCGGAAGTTATCGCCAAGAATCCAGTTTATGGTACTGACTACGTCAATTTGGGATTCCAATCAGGCAATGAGTTCGTAATTCAGAGTATGGGCGGCGCGTTCCGTACCATGTTCCCGCGCGACATTTACAACACGCCGTACAGCGACGTTCCGTTGCTAAAGGGTGTGGAGAATTTCTCCAATATTGATTTTGTGATGAATTTCTCTGCTGGTTATCCCGGTACGAAAGAATGGGTGCAGATCGCGGTCGATCGCTTTGGTGTCCAGGTTGGCGCCGGCAATACAGCCGTTCAAGCACCGGAGATGTATCCGTACCTCGCTGCCAAACAGCTCACCGGTCTTGCCGGGGGAATGGTTGGAGCTGCAGAGTTTGAGCTGGCTTCCAATGAAATCGGCAAGGCAGCCTCCGCGTTGTTGGCGCAGGTGTTCTCGCATGCAGTTGTCATCGCATTTATCATTATTGGCAATGTTGCATTCTTCCTGAGCAAGCGGAGGAAAGAGTAACCACTCGGATCGACTATGGAACAGACATTTACTGAAATCATAGGCATCTGGATTGCGGCGTTCTTGACGCTCGGGATCATCTCGTTCCTGTACAAGGATAATATCCTGTACAAGATCTGCGAGTCGATCTTTGTCGGTATCTCCGCGGGCTATTGGTTCATCACATATTTCTGGGACAATCTCTATCGCAAGTTCTACCTTGGTGTAAATCCCACCGATCCGACTCAGGACCCGCACTATTGGCTCTGGGGCGGATTCATTCTTGGTATGATGATGCTGACCCGACTTCTGGGTAACAAGACAAGTTGGATCGCCCGCTGGCCGCTTGCGTTTATTGTTGGAGCCACGGCCGGTCTAAAGCTGATGGTGTATTTCACGACCGATGCCATGGCACAGATTTACTCGAGTGTGATCGAGTTTACCGGCGCTCTCTACGGCAACGACATCTGGGCAATCTGGGGCGCGATCGTACTCACTACCGGAACAGTCACCGGACTGATTTATTTCTACTTCTCGAAAGAGCATCGCGGCTGGTTTGGCGGCGCTGCGAAGGTGGGCACATGGTTCTTGATGATCACCTTCGGCGCGTCGTTTGGATACACGGTCATGAGCCGTATGTCATTGTTAATCGGCCGCGTCGATTTCTTGTTGGCTGACTGGTTGAAGTTGATAAAGTAGCAATCATGGTTTTAAACAGACTTTCTCAAGCCTGTCCCGCAAAAATTTCCTCACACTGTTAATAGCATTCTATCTCATTTGCATTCCAGCCATTTCAGTTGCCCAGGAATTACAGCCAGCCGATTCTACTGTGTTACAGACGCCAATCGAGACTCCAATTCCCGATCTTGGTGACATCACAGTCACCGCACACGACGCACCTGACGACAATGGCGACAGAATAATCGTGCAATGGGCAGATCCAGGTTATCAGAACACTGAGGAGTTCACCACATTCGAAATCTCAAGAAGTCTCTTTGGTTTGGACAGTTTTGCAGTCATAGGAAACGCCGCCTTTGGCGATACCTCGTTCATGGATGAAAAGGCTGCGACCGGCGGACCAGTATTACTACAAGGTTTCAGCCGTGATTGGTGCTGAGCGCAAAGAATCAACAGCGTCAGCTCCGGCTTTCTCCGTCGTCCAGTGGTTTAACTGGGGCAAGATCTCCGTCGTCATCATCGGCCTGCTCGTCTGCAGCGCCGTTATCTATTTCATCGAAACCGCCAAGCGCGGAAAGAAATTGTTCCTGCGCCGGATCGCCGGCCTTGAGGCTATCGACGAAGCTGTCGGTCGCGCCACCGAAATGGGACGCCCGGTATTGTTCGTTGCCGGTACACAAGATATGGATGATGTGCAAACGCTGGCCGGCTTGACAATTCTTGGCCGTGTGTCGCGGACGATTGCACAGTATGATTCGCAGATCAACATGCCGTGCCGCTCTTCACTCGTCATGACCGCCGGTCGCGAGATGATCAAAGAAGCTTATGCAATGGCCGGACGCCCTGATGCCTACTCCGATGACATGGTGCATTACACTACCGACGAGCAGTTCGGTTTCGTCGCCGCAGTCAATGGCATCATGGTACGCGAGAAACCGGCAACCTGTTTCTATCTCGGCGCATTCTTCGCCGAATCGCTGATTCTTGCCGAAACCGGAAATTCAATTGATGCAATTCAGATCGCTGGTACAGCCATGCCGGCGCAATTGCCGTTCTTTGTCGCGGCCTGCGACTATACACTTATTGGCGAAGAGCTTTTTGCGGCGTCGGCATATTTGTCGAATGAACCGAAGCAGTTAGGCTCGCTCAAGGGTCAGGACCTTGGCAAAGTCGTCGCCATGGCTGCCATTGTGATTGGCGTGGTCGCTGTTACTGCGAGTGAAGCGTGGCAGATAGACTCAATGACGTGGCTTGCAGACCTTTTGCACCGTATGTTCGCGATTAGTTAGGGAATTGATGCGCAGACAAGTACCACTTTTCATAATCATCTGTGTAGGCTGGGTGCTGTTGTTCTCAGTCTTCATTCCGCCAATGGAAAGCTGGGGCGAAGAGGCATCCCTCTTCTTCGACATCATCGCCGTATTCGCATTCTTCTTGGGTGGCGGCAATCTTATCCGCGTCCACATGATGAAGGTGTCCCGCAAATCTGCAAGTTGGGGTTATTCCGTAGTTACCTTGGTTGGATTCTTAATGATGCTCTCTGTCGGCTTGTTCAAGATCGGCAATCCAATTGGTATCGGCGGATCAATCGATGCCAAGGGTTCCTGGTTTGAGTTGATGTTCACCTTTGTCATGTCACCGTTGCAGTCGACGATGTACTCGTTGTTAGCGTTTTTCGTAGCGTCGGCATCTTATCGCGCGTTTCGCGCCAAGAACACCGAAGCTACAATCTTACTCTTGGCTGCATTTGTCATCTTGCTTGGCCGAACCCCGCTCGGAATGGTGATGACTGCCTGGATTCCTGAATCATTCTCCATATTCCAGATTCCCAATATGGCGATCTGGATTATGAACTCGCCGAACCTCGCCGGACAACGTGCCATCATGATTGGCATTGCACTTGGTGTTATTTCGATGTCACTCCGGTTGCTGCTTGGTATCGAGCGCGGATACCTTGGGCAGGAGAAATGAACGTGGGATTTGTTGTATCTGCCATAGTTGTCGGCGGCGGCCTGCTTTGGATATTTATCAGATCGTTGCGTGGCAAAGATGTTGATCGACGCATCGTGTTTGGATTCGTCGGAATCACCGTCGCCTTGGCGGTGCTATTCCAGTTGAAGTTTGGCGAAGTCGCTACACCAATCGTAAAGATACTTTTCGAGAAGATTGAGACTTTGCCGCCCGGCTCCAAGATCGTCATTTCCTTTGACTTCGACCCGGCGATGGCGCCTGAGGTTCTACCAATGGCAAACTCGTTTGCCCGCCACGCTCTGGCAAAAGGTCATCGAATCTACTTCTTCTCAATCTGGGCAACGGGCCAATCGCTTCTACAAGTCACACTCCACGATATTGTCGAGAAGGAATTCCCTGATGCCGTTTATGGCATCGACTACGTCAACATGGGCTACAAGGCCGGCAACGAAGGCGTACTCAACGTCATCATCACCGATATCCGCAAAATGTATCCCGGTGATGTCAACGGTACTTCACTTGATTCAATACCTATGATGAAAGACGTCCACTCCTTGAAAGACATGGACCTGCTCTTGTCAATTGGTGGCGGCAAACCCGGTGTCAAAGAATGGGTGTTGTTCGCCGGAGATCGCGGCAATATCCCCACCGGTGGCGGTGCAGCGGCAGTTTCGACACCATTGCTATATCCTTACTATCCAAAGCAATTGGTCGGCCTACTAGGCGGAACAAAGGGCGCCGCCGAGTATGAGGCTGAGCTTATCAAACGCCATCCGCGTTTTGCCAATATCA
This bacterium DNA region includes the following protein-coding sequences:
- the ndk gene encoding nucleoside-diphosphate kinase — its product is MIKPDAVQRNLIGRITDRLETAGFKVVELKMVHLKPATAREFYKVHEGRPFLDELVEFMSSSPIVAMALERENAVAALRELIGATDPKKAAVGTIRQNFAIDVGKNSVHASDSVENAAIEIKFHFGS
- a CDS encoding DUF2088 domain-containing protein; protein product: MKVPVWYSDSNVDITLPDRGNVKVFDLPSKRLQPLSTSHWLLTGEAPLELREFLARAQRLVIVVNDAHRPTPTAKILGAIREHIRFESTRFLVATGLHSPKTSAPQARLFGDLPIAENLVVHDAYDEDSCTFDLGSNSIKLNRVFDWCDAILIVGSVEPHYFAGFTGGRKIVLPGCASFVDVERNHALAVQAGSQPLARNGNPVWEDIQIRTRALDSKKRYAIQVVCDHEGNMFFASHGDWDLSYEQACEFVVANYAYEVSEKYDVVISVVYPPLDRNLYQLQKSYENVAAVVRDGGTILLLSACLDGIGDDRFLKIAKSLSHSGEITGDGNESLIMGIHKVRRTIALAKRVDLVLCSKLDSLPLDHLPITARTNVQAAIDEAVARYGDNCRIAVVLDAGSQVLYHHAA
- the mdh gene encoding malate dehydrogenase gives rise to the protein MRKKVSVIGAGNVGAAVAQYLAEDNVCDITIFDVVEGLPQGKALDLLQAGPVRGYDVSIRGTNDFSELKGSDIVVHTAGLARKPGMSREDLLTKNAEIIGTVAKSVKEHAEHAMIIMVANPLDLMTFHAYKITGFPSNRVFGQAGILDSIRFRTFVGLELGIAQTETEAMVLGGHGDTMVPLPRYTTVAGVPITELMSKERIDALAKRTIDGGAEIVALLKTGSAYYAPAAASVEMVKAVLFDSKKVFPCSALLTGQYGIKDIYIGVPVVLGAGGVEKIYELKLEAAELAALQKSAATYKDHLKVLGY